The DNA region AGAAGTTCGTCGGCGGCCGGAAGATCAGCAATGACGAATTGAAAGCCGCAATCCGGAAGGGGACGATTGCGATCAAATTGACCCCTGTCCTTTGCGGCTCCGCCTTTAAGAACAAGGGTGTGCAGCCGCTGCTGGACGCCGTCGTCGGGTTCCTGCCGTCGCCGGTGGATATCCCTCCGGTTCAGGGCTGGACGTCGGATCGATCCGCCGTCGAAACCCGCAGGGCGGAGGACAAAGAGCCGTTTTCGGCGCTGGTCTTCAAGATCATGACCGATCCATTTGTCGGTCAGCTTTCGTTCTTCCGGGTCTATTCCGGCAAGCTCGACACGGGTTCCTACGTCTACAACTCGACGAAGCAATCCCGCGAGCGAATCGGCCGGCTGCTGAAGATGCACGCCAACAAGCGCGAAGAAATCAAAGACGTGTTCGCCGGCGACATTGCGGCGGCTGTAGGTCTTCGCAATGTGACTACGGGCGACACGATCTGTGATGAAAACAAGCAGATCCTCCTGGAAGCAATGGATTTCCCTGAGCCCGTCATCGCCGTCGCCATCGAGCCGAAGACGAAGGCCGATCAGGAAAAGATGGGCGTGGCGTTGAACAAGCTCGCTCAGGAAGATCCGACGTTCCGTATCCATACCGATCCGGATACTGCGCAGACCATTATTTCCGGTATGGGTGAATTGCACCTGGAGATCATCGTCGACCGCATGATGCGCGAATTCAATGTCGGCGCGAACGTCGGCAAGCCCCAGGTTGCTTACAAAGAAACGATCCGGGCTAAGGCTGATGCGGAAGGTAAATACATCCGCCAGACCGGTGGCCGGGGCCAATACGGTCACGTTCGGATTACCGTGGAACCGAGCGGAGTCGGCGTCGGTTTCGTTTTCGAAAATGCCATTGTCGGCGGTACGATCCCGCGCGAATACGTCAAGCCGGTTGAGCAGGGAATCAAGGAAGCTATGGGGACCGGCGTTCTCGCCGGTTACGAAGTCAAGGACGTGAAGGTCACGCTTTATGACGGTTCGTATCACGAAGTGGATTCGTCCGAAATCGCATTCAAAATTGCAGGTTCAATGGCGTTCAAGGAAGGTTGCCGGAAGGCGCGTCCCGCCCTTCTCGAGCCGGTTATGAGGGTTGAAGTGGTGCTGCCGGATGAGTTCATGGGAGCCGTCAACGGCGATCTGAACTCGCGGCGCGGGCGAATTACGGAGCAGGAGGTGCGCCCCGGTTCCCAGATCGTAAGGGCTCT from Terriglobia bacterium includes:
- the fusA gene encoding elongation factor G codes for the protein MPRTTSLEKTRNIGIMAHIDAGKTTTTERILYYTGINYKIGEVHEGTATMDWMEQEQERGITITSAATTCFWDNHRINIIDTPGHVDFTAEVERSLRVLDGAVAVFCAVGGVEPQSETVWRQADKYRVPRIAFVNKMDRPGADYERCMQMMRTRLHANPVAVQYPLGKEDKFIGILDLLDEKAIIYHDESLGAEYSVEEIPAEYKDIVHEYREKIIEAACEADEVLFEKFVGGRKISNDELKAAIRKGTIAIKLTPVLCGSAFKNKGVQPLLDAVVGFLPSPVDIPPVQGWTSDRSAVETRRAEDKEPFSALVFKIMTDPFVGQLSFFRVYSGKLDTGSYVYNSTKQSRERIGRLLKMHANKREEIKDVFAGDIAAAVGLRNVTTGDTICDENKQILLEAMDFPEPVIAVAIEPKTKADQEKMGVALNKLAQEDPTFRIHTDPDTAQTIISGMGELHLEIIVDRMMREFNVGANVGKPQVAYKETIRAKADAEGKYIRQTGGRGQYGHVRITVEPSGVGVGFVFENAIVGGTIPREYVKPVEQGIKEAMGTGVLAGYEVKDVKVTLYDGSYHEVDSSEIAFKIAGSMAFKEGCRKARPALLEPVMRVEVVLPDEFMGAVNGDLNSRRGRITEQEVRPGSQIVRALVPLSSMFGYATDLRSRTQGRATYTMHFAHYEEVPKNIADEIIARAQGREVKESV